In the genome of Natronorubrum sediminis, one region contains:
- a CDS encoding Lrp/AsnC family transcriptional regulator, with product MDETDVRILKAMADHGTVSPNDIKEQTNIPKSTIYYRIDKMKEDGTIRNEIFDLDNDLAGLGITIISEVIATYDAEYHTTVGEKLANIDGVSQVYFMMGDTDFIVISQLPDQEHVEDLISSFEGIDEVERTSSQYTISTMKTGGNVFSNYDLETLFAAHDIDATADEL from the coding sequence ATGGACGAAACTGACGTTCGCATTCTGAAGGCGATGGCAGACCACGGGACGGTGAGTCCAAACGACATCAAAGAGCAGACGAACATTCCCAAATCGACTATCTATTACCGAATCGACAAGATGAAAGAGGACGGGACGATCAGAAACGAAATCTTCGACCTCGACAACGATCTGGCTGGCCTTGGTATTACGATCATCTCCGAAGTAATCGCGACATACGACGCGGAGTACCACACGACAGTCGGCGAGAAACTCGCCAACATCGACGGCGTCTCACAAGTGTACTTCATGATGGGCGATACCGACTTCATCGTCATCTCACAACTTCCCGATCAGGAGCACGTCGAGGACCTCATCAGTTCGTTCGAAGGGATCGACGAAGTCGAACGGACCAGTTCCCAGTACACGATCTCGACCATGAAAACGGGTGGAAACGTGTTCTCCAATTACGATCTCGAGACACTCTTTGCGGCTCACGATATCGACGCGACCGCCGACGAACTCTGA
- a CDS encoding ABC transporter ATP-binding protein, producing MTDEPLLSIQDVQTYFHTDDGLVRAVDGVSFDVDRGETVCVVGESGSGKSVTCETVTQLIPMPPGEIAGGEVYFDGVDMTALPDDELRELRGGRIGHVFQNPQGALNPVYTVGYQIREAIDAHHDVSKAEARQRAVDLLEAVGIPEAATRVDDYPHEFSGGMKQRVVIAMALVCEPDLLIADEPTTALDVTIEAQILDLFRDLQDEYDMGIVFVTHDLGVVAEIADTVVVMYAGKVMESGSVEDIFENPAHPYTKALLECLPGQSNLEPIPGSLPSTTDPPDGCRFHDRCEYATEECRVGEQPPLYEIGDEHQVSCIHWRDDIDELPDPAEVHDATVSLEGEL from the coding sequence ATGACCGACGAACCACTACTGTCCATCCAAGACGTACAAACCTACTTCCACACCGACGACGGTCTCGTCAGAGCGGTCGACGGCGTTAGCTTCGATGTCGACCGCGGCGAGACCGTCTGCGTCGTCGGTGAGAGCGGGTCTGGAAAGTCCGTGACGTGCGAAACGGTGACGCAACTGATCCCGATGCCGCCCGGCGAGATCGCCGGCGGCGAGGTGTACTTCGACGGCGTAGACATGACCGCGCTCCCCGACGACGAGTTGCGCGAACTGCGCGGCGGCCGGATCGGTCACGTCTTCCAGAACCCACAGGGGGCGCTCAACCCCGTCTACACCGTCGGCTACCAGATTCGGGAGGCGATCGACGCCCACCACGACGTCTCGAAGGCGGAGGCTCGCCAGCGGGCGGTCGACCTCCTCGAGGCCGTCGGCATCCCCGAGGCCGCGACTCGCGTCGACGACTACCCCCACGAGTTCTCCGGCGGGATGAAACAGCGCGTCGTGATCGCGATGGCGCTGGTCTGCGAGCCGGATCTGCTGATCGCCGACGAGCCGACGACGGCACTCGACGTGACGATCGAAGCCCAGATCCTCGACCTCTTTCGCGACCTCCAAGACGAGTACGACATGGGCATCGTGTTCGTGACCCACGACCTCGGCGTCGTCGCCGAGATCGCCGACACGGTCGTCGTCATGTATGCGGGGAAAGTGATGGAATCCGGGTCGGTCGAGGACATCTTCGAGAATCCGGCTCACCCCTACACGAAGGCACTACTCGAGTGTCTCCCCGGCCAGTCGAATCTGGAGCCGATTCCCGGGAGCCTCCCAAGCACGACCGATCCGCCGGATGGCTGTCGGTTCCACGACCGGTGTGAGTACGCCACCGAGGAGTGTCGTGTCGGCGAGCAACCGCCGCTGTACGAGATTGGCGACGAACACCAGGTGTCCTGTATCCACTGGCGCGACGATATCGACGAACTCCCCGATCCGGCGGAGGTCCACGATGCGACCGTCAGCTTGGAAGGTGAACTATGA
- the purQ gene encoding phosphoribosylformylglycinamidine synthase I, whose amino-acid sequence MTVSIIRFGGSNCDRDAERALSHLDIEADIVWHEDGLPENTSGIVLPGGFSYGDYLRAGAMAARSPIMDEVREAAADGTPVLGVCNGAQVGCESGLTDGAFTTNERARFQCEHVFLRVERADTPWTAAYEEGDVIEIPIAHGEGRYEISEERLEALEDDGRVLFRYCDENGEPSADANPNGSKHNVAGILGDRETVAVLMPHPERATLPDVGRTDGQGVLRGFEAVEPGA is encoded by the coding sequence TCATCCGCTTTGGCGGCTCGAACTGCGACCGAGACGCCGAGCGCGCGCTCTCTCACCTCGACATCGAGGCCGACATCGTCTGGCACGAAGATGGGCTTCCGGAGAACACGTCGGGCATCGTCCTGCCGGGTGGGTTCTCCTACGGCGATTACTTGCGCGCGGGTGCGATGGCGGCGCGTTCGCCCATTATGGACGAGGTGCGCGAAGCGGCGGCCGACGGCACGCCCGTCCTCGGCGTCTGTAACGGCGCACAAGTCGGCTGTGAGTCCGGACTCACCGACGGCGCGTTTACGACGAACGAGCGCGCTCGCTTCCAGTGTGAACACGTCTTCCTCCGCGTCGAGCGCGCGGATACGCCGTGGACGGCAGCCTACGAGGAGGGCGACGTCATCGAGATTCCGATCGCTCACGGAGAGGGTCGCTACGAGATCAGCGAGGAACGACTCGAGGCGCTCGAGGACGACGGCCGCGTGCTCTTTCGGTACTGCGACGAGAACGGCGAGCCGAGTGCGGACGCGAATCCGAACGGCTCGAAGCACAACGTCGCGGGCATTCTCGGTGATCGAGAGACGGTCGCCGTGTTGATGCCCCACCCGGAACGTGCGACGTTGCCCGACGTCGGACGGACCGATGGACAGGGTGTCCTTCGCGGATTCGAGGCGGTCGAACCTGGTGCGTAG
- a CDS encoding ABC transporter permease: MKAYIAKRLAWTVFATWVTLTITFLLIDFSPISAAGAEFVDQQVQSGMDADEARELYEDQLGHGDTVWERYTNFMIGLVTFDWGLSTTYNQPVTDVIMGSWIYSFQFVLPATIISVVLGFAIGLYSATHQYTKEDYAATLFAFTGVSLPNFWFAIMLILVGGVYLDWFPIYYTTNVPGILSWENAHQLILPVIVLSTSAIASEMRYARAESLEYVHAEFVKTARAKGLSENEVTVRHIFRPAMVPLITILVGDILGLLFAGAYVIEYIFQIPGLGLISYNAIIQQDTPLVLATVLIPVFIAIIGNLVQDICYTMLDPRIEFGDR; the protein is encoded by the coding sequence ATGAAAGCGTACATCGCAAAGCGCCTCGCGTGGACCGTTTTCGCGACCTGGGTCACGCTGACGATCACGTTCCTGCTTATCGACTTCTCGCCGATCTCGGCCGCTGGTGCCGAGTTCGTCGACCAGCAGGTCCAGTCAGGGATGGACGCGGACGAAGCGAGGGAACTGTACGAAGACCAACTCGGCCACGGCGACACCGTCTGGGAGCGATACACCAACTTCATGATCGGGCTGGTGACGTTCGACTGGGGGCTGTCGACGACGTACAACCAGCCGGTGACCGACGTCATCATGGGCTCTTGGATCTACTCGTTCCAGTTCGTCCTCCCGGCGACGATCATCTCGGTCGTCCTCGGATTCGCGATCGGCCTGTACTCGGCCACCCACCAGTACACGAAAGAAGACTACGCGGCGACGCTGTTCGCGTTCACGGGCGTCAGCCTACCGAACTTCTGGTTCGCGATCATGCTGATCCTGGTCGGCGGCGTCTACCTCGACTGGTTCCCCATATACTACACGACGAACGTTCCCGGGATTCTCTCCTGGGAGAACGCCCATCAGTTGATACTTCCGGTGATCGTCCTCTCGACGTCGGCGATCGCCAGCGAGATGCGCTACGCTCGGGCAGAGTCGCTCGAGTACGTCCACGCGGAGTTCGTCAAGACGGCGCGGGCGAAGGGACTCTCGGAGAACGAGGTGACCGTCAGACACATCTTCCGACCGGCGATGGTGCCGCTGATCACGATCCTCGTCGGCGACATCCTCGGCTTGCTGTTCGCCGGGGCGTACGTCATCGAGTACATCTTCCAGATACCCGGACTCGGTTTGATCAGCTACAACGCGATTATTCAGCAGGACACACCGCTCGTGCTGGCGACAGTGTTGATTCCGGTGTTTATCGCCATCATCGGCAACCTCGTACAGGATATCTGTTATACCATGCTCGATCCACGAATCGAATTCGGTGATCGCTAG
- a CDS encoding ABC transporter substrate-binding protein — MDPAYVFDENDEFVPRLIRDYEVNDDYTEWTFTLTEHGEWSDPYGAMTAEDWVYSITEILQGEDNWANASMADDWRMSVDEVPDGFEAADEDGEQAWFNVEETGEFEFTVEMPLPFPGFLEEPILWGFQEVIPKDLAEEFVEDQDGDAMNEDDEIQELSYTGNLGAFTVEVLEIEARMNATRNDDYYLRNYDGFEDAPFIEEWTYQVMSEESTRLSALQSGEITHSGVPPRRAEEFDDDIDDVNIFENPTVYCQSMFYNMRDDGWEGLQVPEVRQALTMAVDREELVEEVQYGYATVAHTLSPEYSDFYDNSEVVEWDYDPDAARQQLEDNLPSPYGYSDGRVVDGDGEEVVLNFVFSDSADDTELTARIIQEEMDEIGLEVELDEVPWNTMLDDYLYKEPGEAQEWDFMSGIGRNAYPRAPEATEGFWRPGESANGYGYDDPHGVADMLSDAARMADADERQSQLAEVFGILSEDQPWNFLYFPEDIEGYRDHVEPSEDSSIAWEYDINRWEIEQEQ, encoded by the coding sequence ATGGACCCGGCGTACGTGTTCGACGAGAACGACGAGTTCGTGCCTCGATTGATTCGGGACTACGAGGTCAACGACGACTACACCGAGTGGACGTTCACGCTCACCGAGCACGGCGAGTGGTCCGATCCCTACGGAGCGATGACCGCCGAGGACTGGGTATACTCGATCACCGAGATCCTCCAAGGTGAAGACAACTGGGCCAACGCCTCGATGGCCGACGACTGGCGAATGTCCGTCGACGAGGTCCCGGACGGGTTCGAAGCGGCCGACGAAGACGGCGAGCAGGCCTGGTTCAACGTCGAGGAGACCGGCGAATTCGAGTTCACGGTCGAGATGCCGCTGCCATTCCCCGGTTTCCTCGAGGAACCGATTCTCTGGGGCTTCCAGGAGGTCATCCCCAAGGACCTCGCCGAGGAGTTCGTCGAGGACCAGGACGGCGACGCGATGAACGAAGACGACGAGATTCAGGAACTGTCCTACACCGGAAACCTCGGTGCGTTCACCGTCGAGGTGCTCGAGATCGAAGCGCGAATGAATGCCACTCGCAACGACGACTACTACCTGCGAAACTACGACGGCTTCGAGGACGCTCCTTTCATCGAAGAGTGGACGTACCAGGTTATGAGCGAGGAGTCGACCCGACTGTCGGCCCTCCAGTCGGGCGAGATCACCCACTCCGGCGTTCCGCCACGTCGCGCCGAGGAGTTCGATGACGACATAGACGACGTCAACATCTTCGAGAACCCGACAGTCTACTGCCAGAGCATGTTCTACAACATGCGTGACGACGGCTGGGAGGGCCTCCAGGTCCCGGAAGTGCGTCAGGCGCTCACGATGGCCGTCGACCGGGAGGAACTCGTCGAGGAAGTCCAGTACGGGTACGCAACGGTTGCTCACACGCTTTCGCCGGAGTACTCCGATTTCTACGACAACTCCGAGGTCGTCGAGTGGGACTACGACCCGGACGCTGCCCGCCAACAACTCGAGGACAATCTCCCTAGCCCGTACGGCTACTCCGACGGCCGTGTCGTCGACGGCGACGGTGAAGAAGTCGTCCTCAACTTCGTCTTCAGCGACTCCGCGGACGACACCGAACTCACCGCTCGAATCATTCAAGAAGAGATGGACGAAATCGGTCTCGAGGTTGAACTCGACGAGGTTCCGTGGAACACGATGCTGGACGACTACCTGTACAAGGAACCCGGCGAAGCCCAGGAATGGGACTTCATGTCAGGTATCGGCCGAAACGCGTATCCCCGCGCACCCGAGGCGACGGAGGGCTTCTGGCGGCCCGGCGAGTCAGCCAACGGCTACGGCTACGACGACCCACACGGCGTCGCCGATATGCTCTCCGACGCCGCAAGGATGGCGGACGCCGACGAGCGACAGAGCCAACTCGCGGAGGTGTTTGGCATCCTCAGCGAGGACCAGCCGTGGAACTTCCTCTACTTCCCCGAGGATATCGAAGGCTACCGAGACCACGTCGAACCGAGCGAAGACTCGAGCATCGCCTGGGAGTACGACATCAACCGATGGGAGATCGAACAAGAGCAGTAA
- a CDS encoding ABC transporter permease, which translates to MSSDTQTDAVHDDVSFEDIDWDEYGGGVTLTRARIAALLTMGAIVVGWVLDYLFGHHRQPLVEYDLGPIEFAPNPGNVEWLFALTIAVLFFYGIVPLYQNPRMTRHYWTEFKKNKAAVLSLFFLAFVFLVAVFGPFVFGRPDIDVTNAYEPPVFYQYVPGWEGGTWAHPFGTMQSGEDILQVVVIGARVSMMVGLIGCLMIIALASAVGTTAAYFGGLVDEVLMRFVDIMLTFPTFFLILFVVYLYGGDLFTIIVILGLTTWTATSRIVRSEALQRNEEAYIDAAKNVGASERWIITRHLVPNVSNTIITAATLVIPSLILYEAVLAFLGFGDPNVWSWGRAISVGRGDLQNAWWVSTIPGVFLFLTVLAFNFLGDALRDALDPRHQ; encoded by the coding sequence GTGAGTTCAGACACGCAGACGGATGCCGTTCACGACGACGTCAGCTTCGAGGACATCGACTGGGACGAGTACGGCGGCGGCGTCACGTTGACCCGGGCCCGAATCGCGGCCCTGCTTACGATGGGCGCCATCGTCGTCGGCTGGGTTCTGGACTATCTGTTTGGCCACCACCGACAGCCCCTCGTCGAGTACGATCTGGGGCCGATCGAATTTGCCCCGAATCCGGGGAACGTCGAGTGGTTGTTCGCACTCACCATCGCGGTGTTGTTCTTCTATGGAATCGTCCCCCTGTACCAGAACCCGCGGATGACGAGACACTACTGGACGGAGTTCAAGAAGAACAAAGCCGCCGTCTTGAGCCTGTTCTTCCTCGCGTTCGTCTTCCTGGTCGCGGTGTTCGGCCCGTTCGTGTTCGGACGCCCTGATATCGACGTCACGAACGCCTACGAGCCGCCGGTGTTCTATCAGTACGTCCCGGGCTGGGAGGGTGGCACGTGGGCTCACCCGTTCGGAACCATGCAGTCGGGAGAAGACATCCTGCAGGTCGTCGTCATCGGCGCTCGCGTGAGCATGATGGTCGGCCTCATCGGCTGTCTGATGATCATCGCGCTCGCGAGCGCCGTCGGAACGACGGCCGCCTACTTCGGCGGACTGGTCGACGAGGTGCTGATGCGGTTCGTCGACATCATGCTCACGTTCCCGACGTTCTTCCTCATCCTGTTCGTCGTCTACCTCTACGGCGGCGACCTGTTCACGATCATCGTGATCCTCGGACTGACGACGTGGACGGCAACCTCGAGAATCGTCCGCTCGGAAGCGCTCCAGCGCAACGAGGAGGCGTACATCGACGCGGCGAAGAACGTCGGTGCGAGCGAGCGCTGGATCATCACGCGCCACCTCGTGCCGAACGTCTCGAACACGATCATCACCGCGGCGACGCTCGTCATCCCGTCGCTAATCCTTTACGAGGCGGTGTTGGCGTTCCTCGGCTTCGGCGATCCGAACGTCTGGTCGTGGGGGCGGGCGATCTCCGTCGGTCGGGGCGACCTCCAGAATGCCTGGTGGGTCTCGACGATCCCCGGCGTGTTCTTGTTCCTGACGGTACTGGCGTTCAACTTCCTCGGCGACGCGTTGCGAGACGCGCTCGACCCTCGACACCAATAA
- a CDS encoding archaeosine biosynthesis radical SAM protein RaSEA: MSQPTPEVYEQGKGMDAHNQAMREIRSRKEASYDPHEPTRVWLDEDNTPDGVKQSLTIILNTGGCRWARAGGCTMCGYVAESVDGGSVSHEALMDQIDVCLAHETEHGDEPADLIKIYTSGSFLDEREVGAETRKAIGETFADRERIVLESLPDFVDREKIGDFTRHGIDTDIAIGLETATDRVRHDCVNKYFDFADFEDACAEAVAADEASGDAESEASGATAGIKAYLLMKPPFLTESEAVEDMISSIERCADVKGCHTVSMNPCNVQRYTMVDELYFNDGYRPPWLWSVAHVLEETADIDAIVVSDPVGHGSDRGPHNCQECDDLVQKAIKDFGLRQDPTVFEQVSCECEATWEVVMERERSFNQPLTR; encoded by the coding sequence ATGAGTCAACCCACGCCCGAAGTCTACGAGCAGGGCAAGGGCATGGACGCCCACAACCAGGCAATGCGGGAGATCCGCTCGCGCAAGGAGGCGAGTTACGACCCCCACGAGCCGACCCGCGTCTGGCTCGACGAGGACAACACCCCCGACGGTGTCAAACAGAGTCTAACGATCATCCTCAACACTGGCGGTTGTCGCTGGGCCCGCGCCGGCGGCTGTACGATGTGTGGCTACGTCGCCGAGAGCGTCGACGGCGGCAGCGTCTCCCACGAGGCACTGATGGACCAGATCGACGTCTGTCTCGCACACGAGACAGAACACGGCGACGAGCCGGCGGATCTGATCAAGATCTACACCTCCGGATCGTTCCTCGACGAACGCGAGGTCGGCGCAGAGACTCGAAAAGCGATCGGTGAGACCTTCGCGGATCGGGAGCGCATCGTCCTCGAGTCCCTCCCCGACTTCGTCGACCGCGAGAAGATCGGCGACTTCACCCGCCACGGTATCGACACTGACATCGCGATCGGCCTCGAGACGGCCACGGACCGCGTGCGCCACGACTGCGTGAACAAGTACTTCGACTTCGCGGATTTCGAAGACGCCTGCGCGGAGGCCGTCGCGGCCGACGAGGCTTCGGGTGACGCCGAATCCGAAGCCAGTGGCGCAACGGCTGGCATCAAGGCCTACCTCCTGATGAAGCCGCCGTTCCTCACGGAATCCGAAGCCGTCGAAGACATGATCTCCTCCATCGAACGCTGCGCCGACGTCAAGGGCTGTCACACCGTCTCGATGAACCCGTGTAACGTCCAGCGCTACACGATGGTCGACGAACTCTACTTCAACGACGGCTACCGCCCGCCGTGGCTCTGGTCGGTCGCCCACGTACTCGAGGAAACAGCCGATATCGACGCCATCGTCGTCTCGGACCCCGTTGGGCACGGTTCCGACCGCGGCCCGCACAACTGCCAGGAGTGTGACGACCTCGTCCAGAAGGCAATCAAGGACTTCGGCCTCCGACAGGACCCGACCGTCTTCGAGCAGGTCTCCTGTGAGTGTGAGGCGACGTGGGAGGTCGTCATGGAACGCGAACGGAGTTTCAACCAGCCATTGACGCGGTGA
- a CDS encoding ABC transporter ATP-binding protein gives MSPGRALLEVDGLKKHFPMTRGVMKEEIGRVRAVDGISFEVEAGETFGIVGESGCGKSTAARSILRLDDPTDGAVRFDGRDITEYGRTELKRFRREAQMIFQDPDSSFDPRMSIGESIAEPLIVHGMTDRELRRSIIEKLLVRVGLQADDIDRYPHEFSGGQKQRIGLARALVLNPRLLVADEPVSALDVSIQAEILKLMEDLQAEFGLSILLISHNLGVVRHICDRVGVMYLGELVEVGPTEDLFSNPEHPYTRALISAIPSTDLSERGERVRLKGSVPDPANPPRGCRFHTRCPEVVPPDEYDVDQSTWRSLLDFKQRVEDGMEIDGLYEFLYPEEPLDENEVPEELPVDAVENALRSEYELDARIEDAEAESVFERTAERLAAGDGEAARELLDEEFTTVCQRSKPKLRTEQNGHRVACHLVGESTAREELAAETTGTTD, from the coding sequence ATGAGCCCCGGTCGAGCCCTGCTCGAGGTCGACGGCCTCAAGAAACACTTCCCGATGACTCGAGGTGTGATGAAAGAAGAGATCGGCCGGGTACGGGCCGTCGACGGGATCTCCTTCGAGGTCGAGGCGGGCGAGACGTTCGGTATCGTCGGCGAATCCGGCTGTGGCAAGTCGACGGCAGCCCGATCTATCCTTCGTCTCGACGATCCGACGGACGGCGCCGTTCGGTTCGACGGCCGCGACATTACCGAGTACGGCCGAACGGAGCTCAAGCGCTTCCGTCGGGAAGCGCAGATGATCTTCCAGGACCCCGACTCGAGTTTCGATCCGCGTATGAGCATCGGCGAGTCGATCGCCGAACCGCTGATCGTCCACGGGATGACAGACCGCGAGCTTCGCCGGTCAATCATCGAGAAACTCCTCGTCCGCGTCGGGTTGCAGGCAGACGACATCGACCGGTACCCACACGAGTTCTCCGGCGGGCAGAAACAGCGAATCGGGCTCGCTCGAGCGCTCGTGTTGAATCCGCGGCTGCTCGTCGCGGACGAACCGGTCAGCGCGCTCGACGTCTCGATTCAGGCGGAGATCCTCAAGCTTATGGAGGACCTGCAGGCGGAATTCGGTCTGAGCATCCTGCTCATCAGCCACAATCTCGGCGTCGTTCGACACATCTGCGATCGCGTCGGAGTCATGTACCTCGGGGAACTCGTGGAGGTCGGGCCCACAGAAGATCTCTTCTCGAACCCGGAGCATCCCTACACGCGTGCGCTCATCTCGGCGATTCCCTCGACTGACCTCTCGGAGCGGGGAGAACGGGTTCGACTCAAGGGGTCCGTCCCCGATCCCGCGAATCCACCACGCGGCTGTCGGTTCCACACCCGCTGTCCCGAGGTCGTCCCTCCGGACGAGTACGACGTCGACCAGTCGACCTGGCGATCCCTGCTCGACTTCAAACAACGGGTCGAAGACGGGATGGAGATCGACGGGCTCTACGAATTCCTCTATCCCGAAGAACCACTCGACGAGAACGAGGTTCCCGAGGAACTACCCGTCGATGCGGTCGAGAATGCGCTCCGGTCGGAGTACGAACTCGATGCCCGAATCGAGGACGCCGAGGCCGAGTCAGTCTTCGAACGCACGGCCGAACGGCTCGCGGCCGGCGACGGCGAGGCGGCACGCGAGTTGCTCGACGAGGAGTTTACAACAGTCTGTCAACGGTCGAAGCCAAAACTCCGCACGGAGCAGAACGGTCACCGAGTCGCCTGCCACCTCGTCGGCGAGTCGACGGCCCGCGAGGAACTGGCGGCGGAGACGACGGGAACGACCGACTGA